The DNA sequence CACATCTGATACTCATTCACAGGTAACATGATGAAAATATATGAGAAATTTCTCTGAACAAGTTTCTAATGGTAGTGTTCTGGTTCAGTAGGGTTTAGGTCTAACTAGAACACATTAGACAAAGTCTGATTAATTAACTAGTTAAACTAGTTGAACTATTTAAATCAACAGTAAAATTATAGTATGGTATTAGTAAATCATATGTCATATGTAAATGATAGTAAATCATAGTAAAGTAAATTAAAGTTTAGTGTTTGTTGTCACTGAGTAACACGACTCAAAGTGAACCAGGAAGTACAGTATGTGAACTGAAGACAGAAAAACCTAAACGCTGTAAAATGCGATTTGTGTTGTGATTGTTTTCTGAAAAGCTTTAAAGAGAAGACAAACAATGGCAGAATCTTCACCAACATCCCCAAAACCAAGACGGACCAGAAGAAAGAGTATGACTGAACCTCCATGTAAGCAAACAACCCAAAgcacattatttattatatgaaatcTTATCGTTATCTTATGATTAGAAACATAAACTGTCAGTGATAATTGTTGATGATTTCTCTCTGTGTTTTTCAGATCTGTCATCCTCCAGTGTTTCTCTGTCTGAAGAGcttcagtgttgtatttgtctGGATGTGTTCAGTGATCCAGTCAGCACTCCATGTGGACACAACTTCTGCAGGATCTGTCTGAAACAGTGCTGGGACAACAGTCAGATCTACAGCTGTCCATACTGTAAAGAAACATTCAGCAAAAGACCAGAACTCAAGATCAACACAACACTTAGAGAGGTCACGCTGATCTTTAAAGAAAAGTTCAGTTTGAGAAGATCTGAAGTCCTTTGTGACATCTGTGATGAAAGAAAACTGAAAGCCCTGAAGTCCTGCCTAACATGTCAGGCATCTTATTGTAAAACTCATCTGGACCTTCATGAGAAAATtaatttaaagaaacacaaatTGATGGATCCTGTGGAGAATATAAAGGACTATATATGTGAGAAACATGAGAGACCTCTGGAGCTCTTCTGTAGAGATGATCagacatgtgtttgtgtgttttgtactGATGGAGATCACAAGAATCACAACACTGTTTCTCTAGAGGAGGAGAGTAAAGAGAAGAAGGTATGAGTTCATAACAACATTAATGCATGCTTTATTCATCTGTTATACATATTCAAACAACATGATCTTTTGTCAGAAGATGATCAAATGTGTCTGTCTATAGACTCAACTGAtgaagacacagacagacattcAGCAGATGATCCAGAAGAGAATCAAGAAGATTCAAGACATCAAACACTCAGCAGAACTCAGAAAAGTGAGTTGAAGATGTGAAATATTTGATGGATGATAATGTTTTGATTTGTCTTATAAATTAAGATGATGAATTGTAATGAAAAACTGATTTCTCAGAGAAGCAGACAGAAGGATAAAGCAGCGAGTGTTAAGCTCTTCAGTGACATGATCAATTCCATTGAGAGATGTCAGACTGAGCTGCTGGAGACGATGGAGGAGGAAGAGAAACAGGATGAAGATCTCATTAATAATCTGGAGCAGGAGATCGCTGAGCTAATGTTGAGAGACAGTGAGCTGCAGAAGATCACAGACAGTGAAGATCATCTTCATCTAATACAGGtcagtgtctctctctctctctctctctctctctctctctgagtgGATGCTGGGAGTGAATGAGAGACACGTGTGGGAGAGCCCTGCTTGTTTTTTTCAAGGGTTCTTTTAAcgtctgttttttatttttattatttcttttttaacaatttttgtTATAAGGGAAAGTTTCACTCTTATATTGCGTGGTGTGAGGCAATATGACGCCTAAAGTACCCCCGCAGGGGAACGTCGCCTCTTATCCTCTGGAATGGTTTGAGGTGTATACCAGAGGCAAATACTTCTATTGAGGATGTTCTCCTTGCTGTAGGAGCTAAATTTGTCCATGAGAACATTAGTTCGGCTTCAAGAATGAACAAGGCAGTAGTCGTTTTTTTTGTGGAAAATTGGAAATCAGGTGAAAAACTTGATTGAAAGCGGAATATGGATTAATGAAACGTTTGTGCCTATTACACCGCTGTCGGCACCAAGACAGAAATTACCCTGTTGATTGTGACGAAAAATACACCGCAACGACCTGATAAGACAGACACTATTAATGAGCTAAGGCAAAACTCTTCTGAAAATATTGTGATGCAGAACAGGAAAATAAGATGCATGATGGGCAAAGTGAAGATATGGATGATTTGTCAGAAATAACTGTAGACAGTTGTAAAGATGatggctgaatccgaaatcgc is a window from the Misgurnus anguillicaudatus chromosome 21, ASM2758022v2, whole genome shotgun sequence genome containing:
- the LOC129418113 gene encoding E3 ubiquitin-protein ligase TRIM39-like — translated: MAESSPTSPKPRRTRRKSMTEPPYLSSSSVSLSEELQCCICLDVFSDPVSTPCGHNFCRICLKQCWDNSQIYSCPYCKETFSKRPELKINTTLREVTLIFKEKFSLRRSEVLCDICDERKLKALKSCLTCQASYCKTHLDLHEKINLKKHKLMDPVENIKDYICEKHERPLELFCRDDQTCVCVFCTDGDHKNHNTVSLEEESKEKKTQLMKTQTDIQQMIQKRIKKIQDIKHSAELRKRCQTELLETMEEEEKQDEDLINNLEQEIAELMLRDSELQKITDSEDHLHLIQIDSSSLYGAPDTKNCSEISKKISMSVETLRRALTQLQETLNEKLTQTDLMKMQQYAVDVTLDPDTAHPKLILSEDGKQVKHEDIKHKLTGHPERFDRCVCVLGKEGFTSGRFYFEVQVKDKTKWTLGVARESINRKGDITPTPQNGFWALTLRNENEYKARADPDVSLCLKVKPQKVGVFVDYEEGLVCFYDVESRSHIYSFTDQTFTEKLFPLFSPGLNDKGKNSAPLIISPVHYNK